The following nucleotide sequence is from Candidatus Omnitrophota bacterium.
ATAAGAAAATATTTCTGAAATTGCCTCATCAGTAAACAAAGGAACTGGCTGAGTGTCCCCTGCTGCTTTAAGGCGAAACTCAATCATCTCTTTTGTTTCTTCTTCATCAAGTGGATTTAAAACATATTTAAGGCTTATGCGGTCCCAGAGATTTTTTATTGAGCGGATACTGGGAAGTAATTCCATTTGAGCAAGTAAAACTACTTGGAGTAATTTGTATTCATTGGTTTCATAATTTAAAAGGACTCTCAGCGCTTCTAATGAAACGGTATTTAATTTCTGCGCTTCATCAATTAATAAGACAACTGTCTTTTTTTCTTCAACGCCTTTTTGGAAAAGATATTTTTTGATTGCTTCCTTGTAATCAAGGATTGTGGGATTTGGTGAAAGGATGTCAATCTTGAAAGTCCTGATTAATGAATCAAG
It contains:
- a CDS encoding AAA family ATPase yields the protein MSYFKILGLDKEPFSTSPDPNFFYESKEHKAALMRLMIEIRLKRGLNVILGDVGTGKTTLSRKVFQMLKEREDIIFHMVLDPTFDTEQIFLDSLIRTFKIDILSPNPTILDYKEAIKKYLFQKGVEEKKTVVLLIDEAQKLNTVSLEALRVLLNYETNEYKLLQVVLLAQMELLPSIRSIKNLWDRISLKYVLNPLDEEETKEMIEFRLKAAGDTQPVPLFTDEAISEIFSYTQGYPRRIGMLCHNALKTLVMENKPVVDAGIIQDLISKEVKVTA